The Medicago truncatula cultivar Jemalong A17 chromosome 7, MtrunA17r5.0-ANR, whole genome shotgun sequence genome includes the window CTCAAACTCCACTAAATAATAATGTGGGATTTGAAAATCATGACCTTAATAATCAGCAGCTGCAGGTTCCTTCATTTGGTGTTCCTCTTAACAATCATGTCCAAGAGGGAAATAACAATCATGATGACCCAACTAGCCACCAAATTTCAACCCCATTCCCTGATTTATCACTTAAACTTTAGTATCTTAGTTTGCTATATGCCTATCTAGTCTTTTTTACTATAAGAAATAATGTTAGTCACATTCACTTTAATACTCTATTTTCAATATTCAATCTCTTATTTGCtgatattttaataaatcatGTAACTTTATATGAGATctattatttttcaacttaaatcAGCAGAGAGGAAGTGTTGAAAAGATTACAATATTGGAGTGATGAGTTTTATACTAGCTTACATCTCATGGTCTTTAAGGTTTTgtggttattttttattatttgtgttAAGGTTAATTgtgataattttaaataaaattttaattgttgtcACGACTTCAGATATATTATGATAAATTATATGAACAAgtcttcaccaaaaaaaaaaaaaaatgaacaagttACAGTTAATGTATTTTCAATTGGATAAAAGAAAATCTCGCACTCACACACATATAATCTTAAACATACAGAGAGACGAGAATAAAATATGACTGTTTTAATCGGTTTGCAAAACATATGGTGTGAGTTTCTCACTAACATGAACTTTGTATACTTAAGtttgtgattttatttatatgGACTAGGAAGAAATATTTGTTCAtgagttttttgttgttgtataaattaacattgtttaaactttaaagtgATTTTCTCattatatagtatagataaattTCTCATTTACTTTGGGCATGGCAGTAGAGCTCAAAAGAGACTTGCGTTGGTCAAACTTTTAGTCGTGCCAAGGATTTGCAAGTCTCATAATAACAAAATCTTCTCCGATAAGATTATGTGTTTTGTGTAAGTGGTAGATTAGTTATCATTTTAAATCTACATAagacttaaatatgtaaatggtCTCTGTAAATATTGTAAACTTGAGTTTTGGTCTCCGTAGTGAGACaaatttgatgatgtggcaCAATTGACTAGGAATTGGACACACAAACTCATTAAAACCACTATGTTAAGGACAAAACTATCCTTGTCATCCAAAAACCAACAATCCCAACATATCTTGAATCCCtctatcttcatcttctttgtttCCCTCTTCATCCACCACCACTATTAGAATCTCTCCCTCTTTGAGACTTTCACACCCAATTTTTACCTGTTTTTATTATGTGTAGATTTTTTACCTATGTAGAACATACCACATTTACATGATAGTAAAAAGTAGATAAATGGTGTCTAAACATTAACACAAGCTAAATTATATAGAAGAATAATAAGTGTATAAATTATTCAACTACACAAAGATGTAATGTCAATAATGGCATGTGCTTTCCATATTTGTCACTGCTTCACTGCATTATTGTTCCACAAATCATAAGCAGTAACTTATCAAAGAGAAACTTAGTACACAGAAAATAATATTCATCAAACAGTAATTTTCTTTCCCCTGAACATGTTCCAggtaagaaaaaataaatctgGAATGAGGCAATGGTAGTATTTGAGATTCTATAGTTCCAGCATACTTCTGTATATTGAAACAGAATAGAAAATAGCTGCATGTTTGATGAGATTAACAGCGATATGATCCAATAGTGTGCAAAATAAATCTCTGATTCAACTCATTGCATAGCCATTATGCTTTTACTTGCAGATCCTTGTGTGTATAAATCATACTTCGATCGCCATCTACCACTTGGCCGTTCCCTCTCAATACCCTGCAACATAGCATATGATTTAGTCTAATTTTAATTCAAGTATTTAACCGTGATATATAGATAAATGAATGAAGATATGGTATCGAAATAACACAGACATGATTTAATCGATTAAACCCTTCAATTGATCGATTAACAAAAGCTTCCTAATCGATTAACTATTAAAAAAGTAATCTAGAGATTTACAAGATATCTTATATTGATTTCTAAGCATCTAAAGATCTAACAATTTGCGCACAGGACACGACCACAAGACTCGGAAATCATGGTGTTACAAATATCGAAAAAATTGTTTGgttgatattttaatatatccattgtattcatttaataaaaacaaaaaccagaGACATTGGAAAATTCCATACCATCTATTTGTTAACAAGCCCTCGACTCCTACCGGACCTCTGGCATGAATTCTACTTGTGCTTATTCCAACCTGATCAACAAATAACAAAACTAAGAACAGTTGAGAGTACTGTGCTGCTATTCTAATTTATTACACCATGATTCTTGAAAGTACAATACCTCTGCACCAAGCCCAAAGCGTGCCCCATCGCAAAACCTTGTACTTGCATTGTGAAATACGGCAGCactaaaaggaaagaaagaaaaaaaattcaagtgtCAGCACTCAGCAACATCTTGTTAAGAACATTTTTCCTATCATGGAGTAATTGTGTGTATAATAAACACATCTTATGTAAAAGGAAATAAGTCCAAATGAAACATGATAAGTAGTAGATCAAAAGGATCAGATTATTAACGGGTGTGTGTCTACTTGTCAATATCGTGTATGTGTCTATGTCGAGCTTCATAGACTATTAAAGGATCAAACAAGACATTATGCGCATACCTGTCAACTTGATGTAAGAAAGTTTCAGCAACTTTACTATCTTCTGTAACGATGCAATCAGTATGAGAACTGCAGAAACAGGAAACAACAAATACTTATAAGATAATGATgtcaataataatataatgacAACAAAGGTTTTCCAAGGGAACCCAAAATTACCTTCCATATTCATGTATGTGGTCAATCGCAGCAAATACATCATCGACAATCTCAATTGTACAAGCCAGTGAACTATACTCCAGATGGAAAGATTTTGCTTCAGAAATTTTTAATAAGACACTAGCTTTTGGTCCACCATATAGTTGAACACCTGAAAATAGATTAATATACACCAACAATGTTATTATCCTATGAtttattgggttaaatatgCTTATATTTCCTATAACATTCATAAGATTAGTTTTAGTCCCCATAAAGAAATTCCGACTTCTATTCAAAATCTTCGCAAATACAAACTGAATAGAAAGATAAGAAATTAAGGTCAAACCTTGTTTTTGGAGTTCAGCAACAAGTTCATTCAGTCCACCATTTCCTGCTAGATCTTTGTGAACAAGAAGGGTTTCCTAGGAATATCATGATACAACATTAAAACGAGCAatctaaaaattcaatttatatacattattaaatgaaaatgtgCAATGATACACTTCATGCAATTTAAACTATATTCACCATTGCATTGCAGGCTGCAGGATAATCAGTCTTTGCATCCTTAACAATCTTCTTTGCCACATTGATATTAGCTGCTTTGTCAATGTATACATGACATATTCCATCTGCATAATAAAGATCACAATTTAATACTACGCCGGTCTCTAATTATAAGTGTCCTTCAATATAATCTCTATTTCAATTTAcgtacatttattattatttttttaaaatttatctcTTATATACAACTTTGTTTCCGAAGATGGAAAGTCATAATTTGACACATCTATATACAAATGGAAATGTAATAATATTCGTACACAATACAAAATGTACGCATTAATTATTATACTACAAATTTTTCCTAGGTTTGATCACAAATGGGAAATAGGAAACTTATATTGTACTATATATTACCAGCATGACCGAGAACAGGAATCTTTGTAGAATCCTTGATTTGAGAAACAAGCTTATTACTGCCTCGAGGGACCACAAGATCTATCACGTCATCAAGCTGTTGCAGAATTTAGTTAGTtgaaaaccatttcaaaaaaataataataaatagttttgAATTTTAGATGTATCAACCTTGAGTAGATCAGGAATTGCTTCCCTTGAAGTCACAAGGCCAATAAGTTTGCCACCAACTGTATCTGGTATAGCTGAAGTAATAATCTacaacaatgaagaaaaaaatatatgaaatgagttattattaatcaattaatcaatataaacaattacttataagctatttctataacaaaagataaactaAAGGCAAATAGTTTTCATGGAGATCTTATGAACATAAGCTGAATAGAGCTTATGGaaatgtcataagttgttttcataaattctctcaaacagtctcataagtgtttatgctagtagataaggtcaaataagtcaatccaaacatgctcTAAATAAAATCGACAAACCTTGTGTAAGACTGCATTAGATCTTTTGGCTTCCTTTCCTCCTTTGAGCAATAAACCATTTCCACTTCGAATTGCCAATGCAGCTATCTATTGATCCATTTCAATAATCATTGTAAGAATCAATGTTCAACATATTAAACAAATCGAAGAATCGAAAAAGAATAGGTATGTTAGAACCTGAACAAGAGCATCAGGTCGAGACTCGAATATAACTAGAAGTACACCCAAGGGACATGATATTTTCTCCAGAACGAGTTTATCTGCTATCTGGACACAGAGAAGtaatcaaaattaacaaaattgaatgtCGAAAAGTATCATGCAAGATTCAATAACATCATTCAGTGTCCAAAATTTGTTGTTATTGAATACTGCAAAGtcaaatattaaagaaaaaaaattgttacattcTTTAAACATGTAAAAAGTAGAAACCGATGAATATTAGTACATTAtatcacaaaacaaaatttgtttgttacTTTTTAACTGATAAATAACACAATTGTACAGTGGTTTTAACCTCAGTTCTCTTCAAAATCTGACCAATGGGTTCATCCATTTCTGCCAGCTTGCGAACAGACTTTACAAGACTAGCAATctgaaaaacacaaatcaagGTTAGGTAAAAACTTTCTTGTTGAAAGAGAAAACATCATACAACTTAAGATTAGCTTCAAGCTATGAGGCACACACAGGTACAAAGAtacataaaatttttaaaattcacGATATGATGGAGCTTGGATACGTTAACGAAATAAGATAGCAAAACTTGTATAGATATGTAATACTTATAAAGAAAGAGACATTGATCATTTCTCATTATTATGTTTACGATGATCATTATTAACAGAAAAATGTCTGcgatcatataagaaataataaagttGCCGcttataacaatatatattatagatATCAACAAAAACATCTTTAGTAGAACTCAAAACATTCATACTATAACATCATAAAAGAGAATTAATGATGATAAGATCGTTTCAATTTCTTCgccttcaaatttgtttttgtttgcacaacaaaaacaaaattattgcaAAGAAGATTATCTTTCACTATTTAGCCAATTAAGTACTTACCTTCTCAGGTCTCAGTGTCAAACGCGATATCAGTGATCTCTCATATCCAGCCTCCTCTGCATCAGCAacatcagaagcattctcaAGCCTGAtctcactttcatttttctctATAGCAGCAGCCACATCCAACAATATTTTCTTCCTTTGTTCAGAATTTAGAATCTGAAACCGAAAGCACCAAGACGTGTTCATTGTATTATTGgcaacaatattatatatatagttagtTAGTTGTTGGCGAATAATTTGTTATTAGTTAGTTATTAAACTTACTATCTACATAAGTGATGTAACCCCTTGAATTGTAATCATAACAAAAGTAGCTAAAGTAATCGTCATATGAATAAATTCATGAAAATAAACCTTGTTTTTCACATTCTAAATAGGTAAATACCTGAAGCTTCCTAGAGCTGTCGCGTGCTGCAACTGCCATTTCATGTGCAGTTATTTCCTTTATGCTGGTCCACAAGTGAGCATCCTTATGGAATACAGTACCAATTCTTTCTCCTTGAAGCACTCGCATGATGTTGTCATTAGGATAGCCACTTGAAAGGAGGTTGAAGTGAAAAACAATgtcagaaaaatgaaaattttaaacatATGGTTGTACTCGGGTAGTAAGGGCTTTTTCAAACTCAAAATTGCATATCAGAAAATTAACGAAAAAAATGAACATGACAGAAATGATCATATATTCTCATCACTTGAACCTAGGTTTTTTATTTCTCTGCGATCACAGCCTAGTCATGATTAAGAACAAGTTAGCCGTATTTGATTGCGAATCTCCACAATATCAAGGATTGTAATGCgaccgcaatttaaaaccttatCCATAACCagattgaaaatattttatcatttatgcagtttcatgatcaataaaggataataatctTTTACAAACTAGTTGACATGATTACAACTTTTAATATTCAATTTAGTGCTGTCAATCACGGATTACAGGAAATAACAGTTTGTTTAAATTCCACTATGCTACCGTGCTATAGCACAGGTACAACGGCTACTTGAAAACACTTTATACTAAATAGCATATCGCAGAACAATAATGATTTATTAAAATTCCTATAGTGCTATAAAACTGCTACATCCACTATTTGGCAACACGGAAACAATTCATTGAAACAATTTCTCTTTGGATATGTTGTATCGAAAATcgaaacaaaaaatagttattttcaGTGTCAATAGTCTACTTTAAACACTACATGATACCTGGTGATAATCACAGGTGTGCCTGAATAAGCAGCACAAACAGCAGCATTAACCTTAGCAGTCATACCCCCTCTGCCCAATCTTGACTTGTCTCCAAAAGTAATTTCTGTTTGATGTTTTTCTCTGACATATGTGTGAATTAACTTCGATTTTGGGTCAGATGGTGGACCATTATAAAGGCCCTCAACATCACTCAGTAAAACAAGAAGGTCAGCTTTGAGTTCCAAAGCCAATAGACCAGCCAAACTATCATTATCCCAGAAGATACCGGATGAATCCTGCAGAAGCTTACAATTAAAAGTAACTTCGTcagaaaatcaatcaaatagGGGTTAAAGTAGGCCAAGCTAGGCTAGGCTTTGCAACAACCGAGCCTGATCTACTTTAAAAATATAAGCTCTGAGCTTGGCTTATTACCAATCATACGTCCATTTTTAAGGCCTGGTCTGACCTTTTTGAAAGCCTGACAAGGCCTGTTGAAAAGCCTACTTCactattttcttcatatttcaaaTCATAGGTTACTAATCTGGTCTTTAATATGAGTGAAAGAAAGTTTAtgtatttgtcaaaaatatggACCAAATACATAAACCTTCTTTGACcgacttttgcttatatttgaaaCCGGAGTACTGTCTTTTACAAGGATAATTCAAATAATATAGTTGAAGGAAAAGAAGCATACCTCATATGGTGCCTTCCTAGTACTCACAGCATCATTTTCATTGAAAATGGGGATGACCCTTAACTCTAATAACGAGTGCACAGTGTCAGTTAGTTGTTTTCTGAAATCTGCATCCCGAAAAAATCCATCATTCACAAGAAGTTGTGATGAAGTCACATCAAGCTGCATCACGGAAAATCACATCAATAAGAAGGAATCAGTTCgattaatagaaaaatagttCATATGTCAAAGAAATACACACATATACAAGATTCGCGACATATTGAATTAGAAGCTTAATATTATGTTTACCTGACTAAACATGATATCATAGAGAGCCATGAGACTGCTCTGCCCAACAGCTGCGCATGCTTTCCCATCAAGTTCATATTGTGGATTTTGAAGATCAGAAAAGCTACATAACAAGTAAATTTATATCAGCCTGTTGATAAACAGAATCATGAAAAAGTTCGTACTAAGATCTTCAAATATTATGCTAATTCATTGTTGTCATTTACGGATTGCAAAATGTAGCAGTTTGTTTAAATTCCGTTATGCAGCAGTGCTATAGCGCCATTATAtttgctatttgacaacattttgtattaaatagcGTATCATAGAACAATGACGATTTGTCCAAATTCAGCGTCATTTTAGCGCCACTATatccaatatttaaaaaaactgcAGAGCCAATCCTAATTAAACAATTTCAAAGAACAGAACTACAGAAAGCGTTCATTCTTCAAGTTTGCaattaaaagattgaactaCTTCTTGAAACacaatgtttttaattaaatgtaacACAATATATTCGTTCTGTTTGATAAAGGAAAACAAATCAATGACAGATTTTCTCTCAAATACAAATCAATGTaacacaaaattttataaattcatgTGATGAAAGAATGTACCAGTTATCATTAAATGAAAGTATGATTCTTGTCACTGAAAATGTATAGTTGCTCTAGCAAAAGATAGATTACAAAAAAACCTGCTATTGGCCAATCGGCGATATCTTAGTCTTTGCCTGCCAAGACCAACTGCTCCTGAAGTCACCAGTATGACTTCATATCCTCTTGTATTTAGCTCTTTAAGCTGCAGAAAAAATAGCTTCCAGTTAAAATAATCACATGATTAATGAAGAATTAATATCACACACTTATAAAAATCATTCATTCTCAAAAGCACTTAAGCAAAACAGGACAAGCATTTACAATCACAATATTCTTCAATTTATGAAGCTCTACTATTCTATCTATTGACTATTATCAAAAAGGATGATTTTTTACGACGAGTGTCACCTTCAAGTTATATAGTTTCCCGTCCAACACTTTATTCCGTATCCGTGTTTCACTGGTTCCGTTATTACTAGTTACATATTTTCTCATAagtaaatgattttattttaataacttCACGAGTTATGTTAGTTTCGAGGGTTTGAACCCTTGACACAGTGGTTAATAGTGTAAAATGCTATAAATCATCACCTGTTCACAAAGAGCTCCAAGTCTTCCCAATGCTAATCTTCCATCACTTCTTGTAACCACAGCTGTTCCAACCTTCATATATCACAAAAGAACCAAATAGTTAATTATACAACCATCacatgattattaaaaaaataaatgcaatgATACCATCGATGAGTTACAAATTCATACaaagtcaaaataaataaataaataaataaataaaatccaatagtacacaaaaaaaccattttgataGCTCAGTATACTTAACacttaatatttttacaaataaacaATATCATCGATAAAATACATAACATAAGAAAACCAATTTGATAactcaaaacacatcaaaattaaCAATCATGTCGAGATCTCATCATCCTATATCatacatgtaacaaatatattataaaaaaatagccactaataaataaaaatatcgaAAGAACAAAAGAAATCACATTGACAACATTCATATCAATCCATATACCACATCGATCTCAATAGTATTTTTTTCAACCACGTAAAAACACTAAACAacgtattattattattattagatcaATCAAAAAAACAGAAGAGAAAGCAACGTTGTAATATAAATTGTTATATATTCACCTTAACAACAACACGTTTAACACTCTTGACAAAAGCTCGTGTTGGATCCATGGAGCTTCCGTCCAAAGtgaatcacacacacacacagttAGTGTAAGTTGACACGTTACGTTATTGAAGAAAAaaccaagaagaagaagaagaagaagaatattaGTGTAATGTAGCCACAAAGAGTAATACAAATGTATCGAAATGTTTTGTTACAAAGAGAGACGCGGCGAGAGTGACACGTAATGTATGAGGGTTTTTTGAATGGTCGGATTGGTGGGACCCATGACACGGATTCTCTTTGAGAAAACTGACAACATAATGCCCGTGATGCTCGGCCTCTCACTATCAGACATTTGGCTTCTTGACAAGGGTTGGGTTCAATTCCCTATTATCATCAAGTATTTTTTGAAGATGAAAATATATGTCAATcatcattttgttatttttttcttggcagaaaccattttttaaatgtcATGAACTTAACTCAACTCAGGTGGTAGGGATGTTGCATATTATATATAGCGGTTGGaattcgaactccggacacacAACTACTCCACATTTAATCGTGTGAGTTCTAACCACAGGCTactttacaacaaaaaaaaaaaaccattatttgaataaaaaataaaagcttgACTCAACACTTGTAtaagttttttaatattttactctttaaaaattataaatcaagtGTGGTTGTGCGTTAAGTTCAATTGGTAagaataatgtataatatatgcagggtATGATTCAAACATCGGATACCtcacttcttcacatttaaaatatgtgagcTCCAGTCATtaggttacttgacaaaaaaaagattataaatcaaatattaaatttttaaaaatcaaatattttaattttaattgcattgaatacacatttttataaatatgtattatttatgATCCTTAAAAAAGAATGTCTGAGGCATTTGTAAGCATTTTTCTGTCAAATAATccaatgacaaaaaaaaatcatcccaTAAGCTGAATAAAAGTTAAATGTGGGGTTTGAACTCAGACCCCGGTTATTATATGCAATGTCTTTATCAATTCAGATATGCTCACGAGGACAAGTTTAAGTTGTAATACCTCGACTTTGAAATAATAATCTAttgctattattattattattagtttatcgtttgatattattaaataaattattcacaattattgaattataaatACCTAGGAAGCAGAGAAGTTAACTAGATGGTTAAAGAATGTCactgtgagcttaactcagttggtagagacaatgcataatatatgtaaggttcgtgGTTCAAACTccaaccaccaccaaaaaaaatattttgagcgAGAATAAGGAAGTAAAGTGCAAACAGAGGTGCATTAGTAAAACTGAGTAGGAAAGGGGTGTAAATAGTAAGTCAGGTAGTGTTTTAGTAATACCAACAGAGGGAGGTGTAAACAGCAAGACTATGTAGTTATAAAGAAGAATAGTAATACGACTAGGGGAGCAGGTAACAAGTCTGTCTAAAGATTATGTGAGTTAAACTCAAATAGTGGTTATAAATAAAGAATGACAAACAAGGTTATTGGAGGAAATGAGGCATATAGAGAAAGTTAGGGAGAGATTCAACCGTAGAATTCATCGTTGCTGCTAAAAGTTCTTAACCTCCggtgtttttatttattcttatgATGAATCTTTGTTAAATTCATGTTCTTTCATATTACTGTTAAATTCGTGATGGaaatatgatgatgttgtgCTTTGAAATATAGAAGAAAAGGCGAGTAAAAACCATGAAATTAGAGGCATATGATGATATTTTAAGTTGTTGGTGTGTTAATGAGAATTAATCATATGAAAAATTGATGTTAATGGGTAAATGGtctaaaa containing:
- the LOC25498588 gene encoding delta-1-pyrroline-5-carboxylate synthase isoform X1, with the protein product MDPTRAFVKSVKRVVVKVGTAVVTRSDGRLALGRLGALCEQLKELNTRGYEVILVTSGAVGLGRQRLRYRRLANSSFSDLQNPQYELDGKACAAVGQSSLMALYDIMFSQLDVTSSQLLVNDGFFRDADFRKQLTDTVHSLLELRVIPIFNENDAVSTRKAPYELLQDSSGIFWDNDSLAGLLALELKADLLVLLSDVEGLYNGPPSDPKSKLIHTYVREKHQTEITFGDKSRLGRGGMTAKVNAAVCAAYSGTPVIITSGYPNDNIMRVLQGERIGTVFHKDAHLWTSIKEITAHEMAVAARDSSRKLQILNSEQRKKILLDVAAAIEKNESEIRLENASDVADAEEAGYERSLISRLTLRPEKIASLVKSVRKLAEMDEPIGQILKRTEIADKLVLEKISCPLGVLLVIFESRPDALVQIAALAIRSGNGLLLKGGKEAKRSNAVLHKIITSAIPDTVGGKLIGLVTSREAIPDLLKLDDVIDLVVPRGSNKLVSQIKDSTKIPVLGHADGICHVYIDKAANINVAKKIVKDAKTDYPAACNAMETLLVHKDLAGNGGLNELVAELQKQGVQLYGGPKASVLLKISEAKSFHLEYSSLACTIEIVDDVFAAIDHIHEYGSSHTDCIVTEDSKVAETFLHQVDSAAVFHNASTRFCDGARFGLGAEVGISTSRIHARGPVGVEGLLTNRWVLRGNGQVVDGDRSMIYTHKDLQVKA
- the LOC25498588 gene encoding delta-1-pyrroline-5-carboxylate synthase isoform X2, giving the protein MDPTRAFVKSVKRVVVKVGTAVVTRSDGRLALGRLGALCEQLKELNTRGYEVILVTSGAVGLGRQRLRYRRLANSSFSDLQNPQYELDGKACAAVGQSSLMALYDIMFSQLDVTSSQLLVNDGFFRDADFRKQLTDTVHSLLELRVIPIFNENDAVSTRKAPYEDSSGIFWDNDSLAGLLALELKADLLVLLSDVEGLYNGPPSDPKSKLIHTYVREKHQTEITFGDKSRLGRGGMTAKVNAAVCAAYSGTPVIITSGYPNDNIMRVLQGERIGTVFHKDAHLWTSIKEITAHEMAVAARDSSRKLQILNSEQRKKILLDVAAAIEKNESEIRLENASDVADAEEAGYERSLISRLTLRPEKIASLVKSVRKLAEMDEPIGQILKRTEIADKLVLEKISCPLGVLLVIFESRPDALVQIAALAIRSGNGLLLKGGKEAKRSNAVLHKIITSAIPDTVGGKLIGLVTSREAIPDLLKLDDVIDLVVPRGSNKLVSQIKDSTKIPVLGHADGICHVYIDKAANINVAKKIVKDAKTDYPAACNAMETLLVHKDLAGNGGLNELVAELQKQGVQLYGGPKASVLLKISEAKSFHLEYSSLACTIEIVDDVFAAIDHIHEYGSSHTDCIVTEDSKVAETFLHQVDSAAVFHNASTRFCDGARFGLGAEVGISTSRIHARGPVGVEGLLTNRWVLRGNGQVVDGDRSMIYTHKDLQVKA